The Oscillatoria salina IIICB1 genome contains a region encoding:
- the argZ gene encoding bifunctional arginine dihydrolase/ornithine cyclodeaminase, translating to MTDSIRFLMCPPDHYDVDYVINPWMEGNIHKSSRDRAVDQWYKLYHNLKDRAIVDLVTPAQGWPDMVFTANAGLVLGKNVVLSRFLHKERQGEEPYFKKWFEDNGYTVYELPKDLPFEGAGDALLDREGRWLWAGYGFRSELDSHSYIAKWLDIEVLSLRLIDERFYHLDTCFCPLTGGYLLYYPPAFDAYSNALIERRVPAEKRLAIEETDAVNFACNAVNVNSTVVMNKASDELKKCLANVGFEVVETQLTEFLKAGGAAKCLTLRVTEPVREEIHANQPVESRTIRLEGHLLDAGIMNRALDLVVENGGSFQVLNFNLGEQRQSTSVADVKVSAPSHEVMEDIMTQLIDLGALDRPQDEHDALLEPVTMAGVAPDDFYVTTIYPTEVRVNGKWVRVQNQRMDGAIAITETDSGVVARCKILRDVEVGEQVVVGVEGIRTVRKPEAREQRKESQEFSFMGAGVSSERRVELVVEQIAWELRQIRDRGGKVVVTAGPVVIHTGGSQHLSSLIREGYVQALLGGNAIAVHDIEQSLMGTSLGVDMKRGVAVRGGHRHHLKIINTIRRYGSIAKAVEAGLLTKGVMYECVKKNVPFCLAGSIRDDGPLPDTEMDLIKAQQEYARLIEGADMILMLSTMLHSIGVGNMTPAGVKMVCVDINPAVVTKLSDRGSIESVGVVTDVGLFLSLLVKQLDKLTSPYQLAETL from the coding sequence ATGACAGACTCGATTCGCTTCCTCATGTGTCCTCCCGATCATTACGACGTAGATTATGTAATTAATCCGTGGATGGAGGGGAATATTCACAAATCCTCGCGCGATCGCGCGGTAGATCAATGGTACAAACTGTATCATAACCTCAAAGATCGGGCGATCGTCGATTTAGTAACACCCGCCCAAGGGTGGCCCGATATGGTATTTACTGCCAATGCCGGATTAGTATTAGGTAAAAATGTCGTCCTCAGTCGCTTTTTACACAAAGAACGTCAAGGGGAAGAACCTTATTTCAAAAAGTGGTTTGAAGACAACGGTTATACAGTTTACGAATTACCAAAAGACTTACCTTTTGAAGGCGCAGGCGACGCCCTGTTAGACCGCGAAGGACGTTGGTTGTGGGCAGGATACGGTTTTCGTTCCGAATTAGATTCTCATAGTTACATTGCCAAATGGTTAGATATTGAGGTACTTTCCCTCCGTTTAATCGACGAACGTTTCTATCACCTCGATACTTGTTTCTGTCCCCTAACTGGCGGTTATTTACTTTACTATCCCCCGGCATTTGATGCTTATTCCAACGCTTTAATTGAAAGGCGCGTTCCCGCAGAAAAACGGCTCGCTATTGAAGAAACAGATGCCGTAAATTTTGCTTGTAATGCGGTTAATGTTAACAGCACAGTCGTGATGAATAAAGCCAGCGACGAGTTGAAAAAGTGTCTGGCGAATGTAGGTTTCGAGGTAGTTGAAACCCAATTAACAGAATTTTTGAAAGCTGGCGGTGCGGCGAAATGTTTGACACTGCGCGTAACCGAACCCGTACGAGAAGAAATCCACGCTAACCAACCAGTAGAAAGTCGCACAATTCGCTTAGAAGGACATTTGCTTGACGCGGGAATAATGAACCGCGCTTTAGATTTAGTCGTCGAAAATGGCGGTAGTTTCCAAGTTCTTAACTTTAATTTAGGCGAACAGCGACAAAGCACTTCTGTTGCAGATGTGAAGGTATCAGCACCTTCCCACGAAGTAATGGAAGATATTATGACTCAACTAATCGACTTGGGTGCGTTAGATCGTCCCCAAGACGAACATGATGCTTTGTTAGAACCCGTCACGATGGCTGGTGTAGCCCCAGATGATTTCTACGTAACCACGATTTATCCGACAGAAGTACGGGTAAATGGTAAGTGGGTGCGAGTACAAAATCAACGGATGGATGGCGCGATCGCAATTACCGAAACTGACTCTGGTGTCGTCGCTCGTTGTAAAATATTACGGGATGTAGAAGTTGGCGAGCAAGTAGTTGTAGGTGTGGAAGGTATTCGCACCGTCCGTAAACCCGAAGCCAGAGAGCAGCGTAAGGAATCCCAAGAATTCAGCTTTATGGGTGCGGGAGTATCCTCAGAGCGTCGCGTGGAATTAGTTGTCGAACAAATTGCTTGGGAATTGCGCCAAATCCGCGATCGAGGTGGTAAAGTAGTTGTTACCGCAGGTCCGGTCGTAATTCATACAGGCGGCTCGCAGCATTTATCTAGTTTAATCCGCGAAGGTTACGTCCAAGCGCTACTCGGCGGAAACGCGATCGCCGTTCACGATATCGAACAATCTTTAATGGGAACTTCCCTCGGTGTCGATATGAAACGCGGTGTCGCAGTGCGCGGCGGACATCGCCACCATTTAAAAATTATTAACACAATTCGTCGCTATGGTAGCATCGCCAAAGCAGTTGAAGCCGGACTCTTGACAAAAGGCGTAATGTATGAATGCGTCAAAAAGAACGTCCCCTTCTGTTTAGCAGGTTCAATTCGCGACGACGGACCTTTACCAGATACCGAGATGGACTTAATTAAAGCACAACAAGAATACGCTCGGTTAATCGAAGGTGCAGACATGATTTTAATGTTATCCACCATGTTGCACTCAATTGGTGTCGGTAACATGACCCCAGCCGGGGTGAAAATGGTCTGTGTCGATATTAACCCAGCCGTAGTAACCAAATTAAGCGATCGCGGCTCAATCGAATCTGTCGGCGTAGTTACCGATGTCGGTTTATTCCTCAGCTTATTAGTCAAGCAACTGGATAAATTAACTAGTCCTTATCAACTCGCCGAAACCCTCTAA
- a CDS encoding ABC transporter permease, with the protein MNYIVEHPTIVCEYLLKHLQMTTLAVLIAVLIALPLGILITKVRSLSVLVLGILGILYTIPSLALIILLVPIFGLNARAVIIAMVIYTQIILVRNISVGLNSIDPAILEAAKGMGMNAWQSWWWVEFPLILPVFLAGVRLATIVAVAIAAIGAKFNAGGLGTLLFEGVQQQNSAKIWAGAIAVAILAFSLYAGLLYLERLSRPERKMPPPARS; encoded by the coding sequence ATGAACTATATTGTCGAACATCCCACAATTGTCTGCGAATATTTACTCAAACATCTGCAAATGACAACTTTGGCGGTGTTAATTGCCGTCTTAATTGCTTTACCATTAGGAATATTAATTACCAAAGTGCGATCGCTGTCGGTTTTGGTGTTAGGAATTCTGGGTATTCTTTATACTATCCCCAGTTTGGCGTTAATTATTTTGCTAGTGCCGATTTTTGGACTCAATGCTCGAGCGGTAATTATCGCGATGGTAATTTATACTCAGATAATTTTAGTCCGGAATATCTCTGTCGGTTTAAATTCAATCGACCCGGCAATTTTAGAAGCTGCGAAGGGTATGGGAATGAATGCCTGGCAATCTTGGTGGTGGGTAGAGTTCCCTTTAATTTTACCAGTTTTTTTGGCGGGAGTGCGCTTGGCGACGATCGTGGCTGTAGCGATCGCCGCTATTGGTGCTAAATTTAATGCTGGTGGACTGGGGACGCTGCTTTTTGAAGGCGTCCAACAACAAAATTCCGCTAAAATATGGGCGGGCGCGATCGCTGTAGCAATTTTAGCTTTTTCTCTTTATGCTGGCTTGCTATACTTAGAACGCTTATCTCGTCCGGAAAGAAAAATGCCTCCACCTGCTCGTAGTTAA
- a CDS encoding response regulator has product MNATKRILVIDDEDGVREIIQMSIEVAAGWEAIGVASGSEGLAIAATEQPDAILLDVMMPDMDGIATFQRLQANSATRHIPTILLTAKAKISEKQQLLNLGVAGVITKPFEAMSLVAQIQSLLHW; this is encoded by the coding sequence ATGAATGCAACTAAACGCATCCTTGTCATTGACGATGAAGATGGTGTTCGCGAAATTATTCAAATGAGTATCGAAGTAGCCGCAGGATGGGAAGCAATCGGTGTCGCATCGGGAAGCGAGGGATTAGCGATCGCGGCAACCGAACAACCTGATGCTATTTTACTCGATGTAATGATGCCTGACATGGACGGGATTGCCACTTTTCAACGATTACAAGCTAATTCAGCTACTCGCCACATCCCCACAATTTTACTCACAGCTAAAGCAAAAATTAGCGAAAAACAGCAGTTACTTAATCTCGGTGTCGCCGGAGTTATTACTAAACCCTTTGAGGCGATGAGTTTAGTCGCACAAATTCAATCTCTACTTCATTGGTGA
- a CDS encoding response regulator has translation MTIKILLVDDDMDNIFLLEELLHEENFEIFSAPNGWLGFLKAKEIQPNLIISDLQMPVLNGYEFLRKIRTDQTLVNTPFILLTSYQDCERRDRAFQLGANAYLTKPVDFNVLLETITEQVRKKKLEKTVYANCQLC, from the coding sequence ATGACTATTAAAATTTTGTTAGTAGATGACGATATGGATAATATTTTCTTACTCGAAGAGTTACTTCACGAGGAAAATTTTGAAATTTTTAGTGCGCCAAATGGTTGGTTAGGTTTCTTGAAAGCAAAAGAAATTCAACCTAACTTAATTATTAGCGATCTGCAAATGCCTGTGCTGAATGGATACGAATTTTTGCGGAAAATTCGTACCGATCAAACTTTGGTTAATACTCCGTTTATCTTGCTGACTTCTTATCAGGATTGCGAACGTCGCGATCGAGCTTTTCAGCTTGGGGCTAACGCCTATTTAACCAAACCAGTAGATTTCAATGTTTTACTAGAAACAATTACCGAACAAGTGAGGAAAAAAAAGCTTGAAAAAACTGTTTATGCGAATTGTCAACTTTGTTGA
- a CDS encoding PAS domain S-box protein yields MQSPNHPRNSAENSERQLLEEKLRANEAELRKLLAAMPNLVLVLDAEAKTINVIPTLAVISPDADVELIDLTIEQFYHSQRSPIFLSQIRQALASQETVQFEYALERDREQIWFAANISPLSAELVIWVAKEITESYQARIALQQARQDLEQRVEERTAELQASESRFRRLAENAKDVIYRYRLLPHPEIEYINPAIAAVVGYTAAEFYANPDLLWQIVRREDRQIWQRQINCVGDRRNSLLILRWLHRDGRTIWIEQHNTFIEDDRGEVIAIEGIVRDISRQITRQQPKLFPINSRLKTQQLGIDFTLPYSLPAWIAGLVTTCVTLTIEFLRQSGITVPVPFLLIIVAAVLCGSFGGLKSGLVSATVWIVYLIWAASVPFGPPTLTGGVLEVSLGAIAVLLVAVIQGQKQDQNNQLTKALRFAHNSLDRRVEERTAALEKSNEILREQIAHRQAAETELKKRTAELQAIADNATDFIVRFDRQLRHIFVNQALTEAVGISGEEYLGKTNEELGMSPELCRFWNRKLAEVFQTGKSQQIEFDFQTFNDVRTFQSTLVPEKNHDSQVETVLGITRDITAHKKTQEKLERSVAERTIELRQANEELQNELQYRQQIETALRDSQQQLQAILDNTPAIIYLLDKEQKYLLINRMYEQLFNISQEQIKGQSIYDIWAEEFADKFQENDRQVIENKTSIITEEIAPHSDGIHTYITVKFPLCDEQNVVYAIGGISTDITALKQTEASLKEAERRWRSLLENVRLIVVGLDNEGNVDYVNHFFLELTEYTETEVLGKNWFANFLPHYQKTRTHQTFGELIENKSNLYSQNSVLTKSGEERLIAWNNTLLRNVKGETIGTLSIGEDITERFAIERMKDEFISVVSHELRTPLTSIHGALNLLSSGLLDPSSARATRAIKIAAEAAERLVRLVNDILELERLESGKISLCKQQVNVRKLIWQASEQMQVMANRADIHLEVLAADIELNIDPDRILQVLTNLISNAIKFSEPGKTVWLSVDLVASETRSLVRFQVRDRGRGIPADKIETIFERFHQVDVSDSRKKGGTGLGLAICRSIVEQHGGQIWVESILNQGSSFYFTLPRRESADECN; encoded by the coding sequence ATGCAGTCTCCTAACCATCCCAGGAACTCAGCCGAAAACTCAGAACGTCAATTGCTGGAAGAAAAGCTGCGCGCGAACGAAGCTGAACTGCGTAAACTTTTGGCAGCAATGCCAAATCTGGTATTAGTTCTCGATGCCGAAGCAAAAACGATTAATGTGATTCCCACGCTGGCAGTTATTTCTCCCGATGCTGATGTGGAACTAATCGATTTAACTATCGAACAATTTTATCATTCCCAGCGATCGCCAATTTTTTTGAGCCAGATTCGACAGGCATTAGCTAGCCAAGAAACTGTCCAATTCGAGTATGCTTTAGAACGCGATCGCGAGCAAATCTGGTTTGCTGCCAATATTTCTCCCTTATCCGCAGAGTTAGTAATTTGGGTTGCCAAAGAAATCACCGAAAGCTATCAAGCTAGAATTGCTTTACAACAAGCACGTCAAGACTTAGAACAACGAGTAGAAGAACGTACCGCCGAATTACAAGCGAGTGAGTCACGGTTTCGACGATTAGCAGAAAATGCCAAAGATGTAATTTATCGCTATCGCCTTCTTCCCCATCCAGAAATAGAATATATCAATCCAGCGATCGCTGCGGTCGTCGGTTATACGGCGGCAGAATTTTATGCCAATCCTGACTTACTTTGGCAAATTGTTCGCCGCGAGGATCGCCAAATTTGGCAAAGACAAATCAATTGTGTCGGCGATCGTCGCAATTCTTTACTAATTCTACGGTGGCTGCACCGAGATGGTAGAACTATTTGGATCGAACAACACAATACCTTTATTGAAGACGATCGAGGAGAAGTTATAGCGATTGAAGGTATTGTCCGCGATATTAGCCGACAAATAACCAGACAACAACCAAAACTTTTCCCCATTAACTCAAGACTCAAAACTCAACAGTTAGGAATTGATTTCACTCTGCCATACTCACTACCTGCATGGATAGCAGGATTAGTAACTACTTGCGTAACACTGACAATTGAATTCTTACGTCAGTCAGGAATTACTGTTCCCGTGCCATTTTTATTAATTATCGTCGCTGCGGTACTCTGTGGTAGTTTTGGGGGATTGAAATCCGGATTAGTCAGTGCTACAGTCTGGATCGTTTATTTAATTTGGGCTGCGTCGGTTCCCTTCGGTCCACCCACCTTAACCGGAGGAGTGTTAGAAGTTAGTTTAGGCGCGATCGCGGTTTTACTAGTAGCAGTCATTCAAGGACAAAAACAAGACCAAAATAACCAACTTACCAAAGCTTTACGCTTCGCCCACAATAGTCTAGATCGGCGTGTCGAAGAACGTACTGCCGCCCTAGAAAAAAGTAACGAAATTTTGCGAGAACAAATTGCCCATCGTCAAGCCGCAGAAACCGAACTGAAAAAACGTACTGCCGAACTTCAGGCGATCGCCGATAATGCTACTGATTTTATTGTCCGTTTTGACCGGCAATTGCGCCACATATTTGTTAATCAAGCTCTTACTGAAGCAGTGGGAATTTCCGGGGAAGAATATTTAGGCAAAACTAATGAAGAACTAGGAATGTCTCCGGAACTTTGTCGTTTTTGGAATCGGAAATTAGCAGAAGTTTTTCAGACAGGTAAAAGTCAACAAATTGAATTTGATTTCCAGACATTCAATGACGTGCGTACCTTTCAATCGACGCTCGTTCCCGAAAAAAACCACGATTCGCAAGTGGAAACTGTGCTGGGAATTACTCGCGATATTACTGCGCATAAAAAAACACAAGAAAAATTAGAAAGATCCGTAGCAGAACGCACTATTGAATTACGTCAAGCGAATGAAGAATTACAAAATGAATTGCAATATCGACAACAGATCGAAACAGCCCTTCGAGACTCTCAACAACAGTTGCAGGCAATTTTAGATAATACTCCCGCAATTATTTATTTGCTCGACAAAGAACAAAAATATCTGCTGATTAATCGTATGTACGAGCAATTATTTAATATTAGTCAAGAGCAAATCAAAGGTCAAAGCATTTATGATATTTGGGCTGAAGAATTTGCCGATAAATTCCAGGAAAATGATCGCCAAGTTATTGAAAATAAAACTTCAATAATCACCGAAGAAATTGCGCCGCACTCGGATGGAATTCATACTTATATTACAGTAAAGTTTCCCCTTTGTGACGAGCAGAATGTTGTTTATGCAATTGGCGGTATTTCTACAGATATTACCGCTCTGAAACAAACCGAAGCTTCGTTAAAAGAAGCAGAAAGACGTTGGCGAAGTTTACTAGAAAACGTGCGATTAATTGTCGTAGGATTGGATAACGAAGGTAATGTAGATTATGTTAATCATTTCTTTTTAGAATTAACTGAGTATACAGAAACAGAAGTTTTAGGTAAAAACTGGTTTGCCAATTTTCTTCCTCACTATCAAAAAACAAGAACTCATCAAACTTTTGGTGAATTGATCGAAAACAAATCCAACCTTTATTCCCAAAACTCCGTGCTAACCAAATCTGGCGAAGAAAGATTGATTGCTTGGAATAATACACTATTACGCAATGTCAAAGGAGAAACAATAGGTACTCTAAGTATCGGTGAAGATATTACCGAAAGATTTGCGATTGAACGGATGAAAGATGAGTTTATTTCCGTTGTTAGTCATGAATTACGCACTCCTTTAACTTCAATTCATGGAGCCTTAAATTTATTATCCAGTGGCTTATTAGACCCTAGTTCCGCTCGCGCCACTCGCGCCATCAAAATTGCGGCTGAAGCTGCGGAACGCTTAGTTAGATTGGTTAACGATATTTTAGAATTAGAACGCTTAGAATCGGGTAAAATCAGCTTGTGCAAACAGCAAGTAAATGTCCGCAAACTAATTTGGCAAGCAAGCGAACAAATGCAAGTAATGGCAAATCGGGCGGATATTCATCTGGAAGTATTAGCTGCCGATATCGAATTAAATATCGATCCAGATCGTATCCTTCAGGTACTGACTAATCTCATCAGTAATGCGATCAAGTTTTCCGAGCCGGGCAAGACAGTTTGGTTAAGTGTAGACTTAGTAGCAAGCGAAACGCGATCGCTAGTGCGCTTCCAAGTTCGCGATCGCGGTCGAGGTATTCCGGCTGATAAAATTGAAACAATCTTCGAGCGTTTTCACCAGGTAGATGTTTCTGATTCTCGCAAAAAAGGCGGTACAGGCTTAGGATTAGCAATTTGTCGCAGTATTGTCGAACAACACGGAGGTCAAATTTGGGTAGAAAGTATCCTCAACCAAGGTAGTAGTTTTTACTTTACTTTACCCAGAAGGGAGAGTGCCGATGAATGCAACTAA
- a CDS encoding serine hydrolase, which translates to MNLKIWLLTLLLIFLQLIAPLPTFATTESPLTVLEKIFTEELQPEWFTPTFLRQIPLPQIENIINNIEGTLGEIQEIQPDETNYRIIFERGTVPTKIKLNDNNQIELLLFLPPTLNSISLTEAIAKFRSFPGEVSFLVQKDNQVIAELNSNQSLAVGSAFKLAVLATLQQEIAAGKSNWDDVVKLQPEWKSLPSGLLQTWPDYTPLTLQTLATLMISISDNTATDSLIQILGKESIETISPRNQPFLTTREAFILKNPQNQQLLSRYRQGNITEKRQLLREISQASLPDVTLFNGNPVALDVEWFFSSQELCDLISSVAELPIMGINPGVVNPQNWQRVAFKGGSEPGVLNLTTWLESKEGNTYCVVATINDTAPIDEAGFVSIYSSAIAGLEETISHSSDK; encoded by the coding sequence ATGAACTTAAAAATCTGGTTACTTACACTCTTACTTATTTTTCTCCAATTAATCGCCCCCTTACCTACTTTCGCAACCACAGAATCTCCTTTAACCGTCTTAGAAAAAATCTTCACAGAAGAATTACAACCCGAATGGTTTACTCCTACTTTTCTGCGACAAATTCCTTTACCACAAATTGAAAATATCATTAATAATATCGAAGGAACTCTCGGCGAAATCCAAGAAATACAACCAGATGAAACTAATTATCGCATAATTTTTGAGCGAGGAACTGTTCCCACCAAAATTAAACTCAACGATAACAATCAAATTGAATTATTACTGTTTCTTCCACCCACCCTTAATAGCATTAGTTTAACCGAAGCTATTGCTAAATTTCGTTCCTTTCCTGGTGAAGTAAGTTTTCTCGTTCAAAAAGACAACCAAGTCATAGCAGAACTTAATTCCAACCAATCTTTAGCTGTCGGTTCTGCTTTTAAATTAGCAGTATTAGCCACACTACAACAAGAAATTGCTGCGGGAAAAAGTAATTGGGACGACGTAGTTAAACTTCAACCAGAATGGAAAAGTTTACCTAGTGGTTTATTACAAACTTGGCCTGATTATACACCACTTACACTGCAAACTCTAGCTACTTTAATGATTTCTATTAGCGATAATACAGCTACCGATTCGTTAATTCAAATTCTTGGGAAAGAATCAATAGAAACTATCTCTCCTCGCAACCAACCTTTTCTTACTACTCGCGAAGCATTTATCCTCAAAAATCCCCAAAATCAACAATTATTGTCGCGTTATCGTCAGGGAAATATTACTGAAAAAAGGCAATTATTACGAGAAATAAGTCAAGCATCGTTACCAGATGTTACTCTTTTTAATGGCAATCCTGTCGCGCTTGATGTAGAATGGTTTTTTAGTAGTCAAGAATTGTGTGATTTGATTTCTTCTGTTGCTGAATTACCTATAATGGGAATTAATCCAGGTGTAGTTAATCCTCAAAATTGGCAGCGTGTTGCTTTTAAAGGTGGTTCGGAACCAGGAGTATTAAATTTAACTACTTGGTTAGAAAGTAAAGAGGGAAACACTTATTGTGTTGTTGCTACTATCAATGATACTGCACCAATCGATGAAGCTGGTTTTGTTAGTATCTATAGTAGCGCGATCGCGGGACTAGAAGAAACTATATCTCATTCCAGTGATAAATAG